From a single Pelodiscus sinensis isolate JC-2024 chromosome 4, ASM4963464v1, whole genome shotgun sequence genomic region:
- the SSRP1 gene encoding FACT complex subunit SSRP1 gives MADTLEFNEIYQEVKGSMNDGRLRLSRQGVIFKNSKTGKVDNIQASELAEGIWRRVALGHGLKLLTKNGHVYKYDGFRESEFDKLSEFFKSHYRLELAEKDLCVKGWNWGTVKFGGQLLSFDIGEQPVFEIPLSNVSQCTTGKNEVTLEFHQNDDAEVSLMEVRFYVPPTQEDGVDPVEAFAQNVLSKADVIQATGDAICIFRELQCLTPRGRYDIRIYPTFLHLHGKTFDYKIPYTTVLRLFLLPHKDQRQMFFVISLDPPIKQGQTRYHFLILLFSKDEDISLTLNMNEDEVEKRFEGRLTKNMSGSLYEMVSRVMKALVNRKITVPGNFQGHSGAQCITCSYKASSGLLYPLERGFIYVHKPPVHIRFDEISFVNFARGTTTTRSFDFEIETKQGTQYTFSSIEREEYGKLFDFVNAKKLNIKNRGHKESMTQNYDEYADSDEDQHDAYLERMKEEGKIREENAEDSSDESGEETDESFNPGEEDEEVAEEFDSEVSASSDGGSDREEKRKPAKKAKMVKERKPRKKPSESKKGKDPNAPKRPMSAYMLWLNASREKIKSDHPGISITDLSKKAGELWKGMSKEKKEEWDRKAEDAKRDYEKAMKEYSEGGKSESSRKEKSKKKQHQSKGKAEKKAAPSKALSKSPVKPLGESFKSKEFVSSDESSGDNKKEDSEEEEIASTPPSLEDSASGSD, from the exons ATGGCAGACACACTGGAGTTCAATGAAATATATCAGGAGGTGAAGGGGTCCATG AATGATGGGCGGCTGCGGCTGAGCCGCCAGGGCGTCATCTTCAAGAACAGCAAGACAGGCAAGGTGGACAACATCCAGGCCTCGGAGCTAGCAGAGGGCATCTGGCGCCGTGTGGCGCTAGGCCACGGCCTCAAGCTGCTCACTAAGAACGGGCACGTCTACAAGTACGACGGCTTCAGGGAATCG GAGTTTGACAAGCTGTCAGAGTTCTTCAAGTCCCATTACCGGCTGGAGCTGGCGGAGAAGGACCTGTGTGTGAAGGGCTGGAACTGGGGGACCGTGAAGTTTGGAG gccagCTCCTGTCCTTCGACATCGGGGAGCAGCCCGTGTTCGAGATCCCGCTCAGCAACGTGTCCCAGTGCACCACGGGCAAGAATGAGGTGACGCTGGAGTTCCACCAGAACGATGACGCCGAGGTGTCGCTCATGGAGGTGCGCTTCTACGTGCCGCCCACGCAGGAGGACGGCGTGGATCCCGTGGAG GCTTTTGCCCAGAATGTGCTGTCTAAGGCGGACGTCATCCAGGCGACAGGGGACGCCATCTGCATATTCCGGGAGCTGCAGTGCCTGACGCCGCGCGGCCGCTATGACATCCGCATCTACCCCACCTTCCTGCACCTGCACGGCAAGACCTTCGACTACAAGATCCCCTACACCACTGTGTTGCGCCTCTTCCTGCTGCCCCACAAGGACCAGCGCCAGATGTTTTTTGTG ATCAGCCTGGACCCTCCGATCAAGCAGGGCCAGACACGCTACCACTTCCTGATCCTGCTGTTCTCCAAAGACGAGGACATCTCCTTGACGCTCAACATGAATGA GGACGAGGTGGAGAAGCGCTTTGAGGGCCGACTCACCAAGAACATGTCCGGCTCGCTCTACGAGATGGTCAGTCGGGTCATGAAAGCTTTGGTGAACCGCAAGATCACCGTGCCCGGCAACTTCCAGGG GCACTCGGGAGCCCAGTGCATCACCTGCTCCTACAAGGCCAGCTCGGGGCTGCTTTACCCACTAGAGCGTGGCTTCATTTAtgtgcacaagcccccggtgcACATCCGCTTCGACGAGATCTCCTTCGTCAACTTCGCCCGCGGCACCACCACCACCCGCTCCTTCGACTTTGAGATCGAGACCAAGCAGGGCACGCAGTACACCTTCAGCAGCATAGAGCG GGAGGAGTACGGGAAGCTGTTTGACTTTGTCAATGCCAAGAAGCTGAACATCAAGAACCGAGGCCACAAGGAG TCTATGACACAGAACTACGATGAGTATGCTGACTCCGACGAGGACCAGCATGACGCCTACTTGGAGCGGATGAAGGAAGAGGGCAAGATCCGGGAGGAGAATGCTGAGGACAGCAGCGATGAGTCTGGGGAGGAGACTG ATGAGTCGTTTAACCCCGGGGAGGAGGACGAGGAAGTTGCAGAAGA GTTCGACAGCGAAGTCTCAGCCAGCAGCGATGGCGGCAGCGAccgggaggaaaagaggaagccaGCCAAGAAAGCCAAGATGGTCAAGGAGCGCAAGCCCCGCAAGAAGCCGTCCGAG AGTAAGAAAGGGAAGGACCCTAATGCCCCCAAGAGGCCCATGTCTGCCTACATGCTGTGGCTGAATGCCAGCCGGGAGAAGATCAAGTCCGACCACCCCGGCATCAGCATCACGGACCTGTCCAAGAAGGctggggagctgtggaagggcatgtccaaggagaagaaagag GAGTGGGATCGCAAGGCAGAAGATGCCAAGAGGGACTACGAGAAGGCCATGAAGGAATACAGCGAGGGGGGCAAATCGgagagctccaggaa GGAGAAATCCAAGAAGAAGCAACATCAGAGCAAAGGGAAAGCCGAGAAGAAGGCCGCTCCGTCCAAGGCTCTGTCCAAATCTCCCGTCAAGCCGCTGGGTGAGAGCTTCAAGAGCAAGGAGTTCGTCTCCAGTGACGAGAGCTCTGGCGACAACAAGAAGGAG gacTCTGAGGAGGAGGAAATCGCCAGCACGCCCCCCAGCTTGGAGGACTCTGCATCTGGCTCGGATtag